AGTCCTGAGGATGAACCATAATACACAAATGCTCCACCATAATTTCCTGATCCATCGTTATAAAGAGGAGCTCCAACAATAACATCTGAGTAACCGTCTTTGTTCACGTCTCCTGCAGATTCAACACTGTATCCAAAAAATGAAAACGCCTGATCAGACTCTGCTGTCCATGAAGGAGTATCGCTAAGACCCGATGATGAACCATAATACACAAATGCTCCACCATAATTTCCTGACCCATCGTTATAAAGAGGAGCCCCAACAATAACGTCAGAATAGCCGTCTTTGTTTACATCTCCTGCAGATGCAACACTGTATCCAAACATGGAATCAGCCTGGTTTGACTCTGCTGTCCATGAAGGTGTAGTAACCAGGGGATCAATTGTTACAGGATATATCGCACCTGTTGTATCTACCTGTATTTGAAGATCATCAGCCAGGATAATCATCTCGGATGGTAAAACTTTCCCCGACGAATCAAAGGCATAGAGTTTTCCAAAATTTACAACACTTGCCTCACCAGGTTTGCCAAATTTAATATTATCACCCGACTCGTCAATTTCACCTGTTAGATTTCCAATAATGCCAAGCTCCAGTACCAAAATATTTCCTGCACCACTTTTATGCGTAACAAAAGGAGCTTCTATTGTAAAACCCTGCTCAAGACCCTTTTCATCATTTATATACCACTCTGTAAGGTTTTCTCCCCTTTGATACTCTACACGGTTCATGTCTTTACTAATTTTACCCGGTTCAACAGGCCTTATATCACCCTTTAAACCAAACCCCATTAAACTAAACCCCCATTCCCAGTCAGGGTTATCTGTTCCAGGGGTTACACGTATACCATCGGGTGTAAAATATGTGCGCAGATTATGCGCCCTGTTCATGGCATGATATTCGGTTTTATAACCCTGATTATCAGTTTTATTCTTCTCAGCTACCCAGTACTCTGATTTAATAATTTTCTGCTGTACCCTTTGCCACCAGTCGGCATCAGTACCAGCAGGTAACTCTACAGTTTTTTCTTTAATAACTATTGGTGTGATTGCACCTACTTGAAAGGTAAATAAAATAGTCATAAAGAGGATTAGATTAGTGAAAGATATAATTGTTTTACCAGTATTAAACATTTTTATACTTTTCATTGTATAACTCCTCTACTTTATAGATTAGCAATCAAATTAAATTCTGATATGTTATATATCGGAAAATGCATATTAGGCCCTTTAATAAATCTCGTCATAAAATTTATATGTCCCACCTGTTACTGCATCTATTCTGTCTCCTATACCACGACCAGTTGATAGTGTAAGACCTAAGACTGTAATGAACCTATTATGTCAAATGTGTAGACATATATTTTCATAACTTCCTCCAGCGGTTTGTAAATTAAAAATATTTTACATTAATTTTCGTAAAACTCAAAGGATATAGTAAAAATAGGGGTTGCACCTCAAAATATAAATTCAAATTAGTTTTGAGATTTTTGGGTGCATCCTATGCATGAGATAGCAGAAAATGCTCATCATTTGTAGTGTTTGGTGAAAATGTCAATTTTGATGTCTTCGTAAAAAACTAAATCTCACACAAAGGCACAAAGTCGCAAAGAACTACATAAAATAAAATCAATTTTTCTGGTGTTCTTTCCGGCTTTGCGTGATAACTTGCCTTTTTACAGTATTGTCAGTGTTGGTAAAATCGATGTTAAACAGTAAGTATAAAGGGAAGCTCAAAAAGATAAATGGCTAAACATATTCGAAACATCATTCTTCTCCTGCTTGTGTTTATCATTGCAAACGGGTTATATCATTCACTTAAGGCAAATCCCCCTGGCACAAACTATGAAAGCCCGGAATACAGCATTGCCCCTGATGATATAGATTTTCTCTGCGACCTTACCTATACTGGTGTAGATGGTAAGAGCGTATCGGAACAGGAAATTTTTGACCGGATGTTTTATCTTATCGACAGGGCAGAGAGGTATATCCTTATTGATATGTTCCTGTTTAATACCTATGTCGGGAAGGCGGAAAAACCATACAGGAATCTGGCGGATGAGCTGACCCGAAGGCTTATAAAAAGCAAACAGGATCGCCCCGGTATAATGATAGATCTTATAACCGACCCCATTAACAGCATATATTATGGCGCTGAATCAAAGGAGCTGGACTCTCTTAAAAAGGCAGGTGTGAATGTTATCCAGACTAACCTTCGCTCTCTCAGAGACAGCAACATGATCTATTCGCCCCTGTGGAGGGCCTTTATTCAGTGGTTCGGTAATTCTTATAAGGGAGGGTTGTTTCCCAACCCATTCTCTGACACAGGCAAAAGGGTGACGCTTCGTTCATACCTCGAAATGCTGAACTTCAAGGCCAATCACAGAAAGGTATTTGTGGCTGATCACAAAGAGGATCTCCGGGGAATAGTGACCTCAGCCAATCTCCATGACGGCAGCTCGGCATATTCAAACGTGGCCTTTGAAATAGCGGGGCCATTCGCAGTGGAATTTTATAATGCAGAAAAGGCAGTGGCTCAATTTTCAGGCGGAAGGCTTAGCCCTCTTGATTTTTATATCCCCCCTGAAAAGAAGAAAGAAGCGGGTGATCATGCACGTGTCAGGTTGATCACAGAAGAAAAGATAGAGGATGCCCTGCTGGATAGCATAGATCAGGCAGGTAATGGCGACATGATCAGCATCGGGGTCTTTTATCTGTCCGATAGAGAGATTATTGATTCGCTTATTAATGCATCGGAGAGAAAAGCTATAATACGAATAGTGCTTGACCCCAATAAGGATGCCTTTGGGAGGGAAAAGAACGGCATTCCCAACCGGCAGACAGCAGGTAAACTGCTTGCAGGGTCCGGGAAAAAGATAAGGATACGCTGGTATGACACTCGCGGGGAACAGTATCACAGCAAATTCGCCCTGTTTGAATATAAGGGGCGCGCATCCAGGGTTATACTTGGCTCTGCCAATTTTACACGGAGAAACCTTGATAATTATAATCTTGAAATGAATGTCAGCCTGACCGCTCCTTCTAATAACAGGGCTGTAATGGAGATAAAAGGGTATTTTGAAAGGATATGGAACGGAGAGGGATATACAGCGGATTATACAAAATATGAGGAGGATTCTTTCTTTAAGGCCCTTTTTGCGCTATTATTTGAAACAACCGGGACATCAACATTTTAAATAATCTGACAGTAGGATTAAGTTTTAAGATGAGATTCTTTTTCAGACAAAAAAAACAGATAATACTCGGCATTCATGGGCTGGGAAATAAACCACCCAGTGATATTTTAGCGCAATGGTGGTTGAATTCTATGAGAGAAGGGCTTGCGAGAATAGGTAAAACGCGCCTTCATATCCCATTTGAACTGGTATACTGGGCCGATGTCTTATACGATGAACCTCTTGATCCCTCAATTACTGATCCTTCACATGCCTTATTTAACCCTGAACCATATACAGAGGTTAAACCCGGCCAGGTTGTGCGAACTGTTACCTTTCGTAAAAAAATAATGCGTTTTATAGGAAGTAAACTTGATAAGATCTTTCTTAAAGATGATATGACATTGAAATTCGAAGGCCTGACCAATAAATTTATCAGTAAATATTTTCATGACCTGGAAGCCTATTTCGGCGATAGTTCAAATCCGGTTCAGGAGCCGCATTATTCCGCAAAAGAACTGATAAGGAAAAGACTCATTGATGCGCTTACCAGATACAGGAAGTATGAAATTATGGTAATCGGCCACTCCATGGGATCAATCATTACTTATGATGTTCTGGTACATTATCCTCAAATTCCGGAAGTGCATACTTTAGTTACCATGGGATCACCTCTGGGATTACCGGTTATTGTGAGCCGGATTTATCTGGAGTTAAAGAAGTTTAAACCGGATATTAAAAAACCACCTGCTCCCGGGAAGGTCTCTAACAAATGGTATAATATCTCCGATGAGGATGATAATGTTGCGCTTGATCATTCAATAAGCAATGATTATGAAAAGAATGAAAAGGGCATCAACGTTGAGGATATCAATGTTTGTAATGATTACGAATTTAATGGTGAGAGCAATCCTCATAAGGTTTACGGCTATTTGAGAACGCCCGAATTTGCCGGGATTATTGATCAATTTTTAACCGAAGAAAAAAGAAATCTATTTTATATGGGTTTTAAGTCTATACGAGATAGCTTGCAGAGGGCCGCGGATAAAATCAAAAAGATTTTCCAGGAAAAAAACAGAGGGGATCAACCACCGGTTTAGCGAATACAAAAAATATTTAACCGGGGAATCCTTTATTTCTGACCAGAAAGACAAAGGCAGGCAAGTGCATGGAAAGAAGAGGCAGGAATGATTGATCCTGCCTCTTCTCAACCCTCATTATTAATCCGACAGCAGCAATGGGATCCAGGGCATTGCTCTGTTAATTGGATATGAGTTTTCATCCTGTGGGTCTGTTCCTCTTTTATATTCAATAAGGTTCTTAAACCCATCTCCATCAGCATCTTCATTTGCATCATTCACAAGGAGATTCAACTCATTATCAGCTTCCCATTCATCAGGCATACCGTCACCATCAGTATCACTGTTCAGAGTACCTCCTGGTTCATAATCAATAAGAAAATCTGCGTCTTCTATTGAGGTGGGCACAGCAGCAACGCGGAAGAGGGGGGAATAATCGATTCCGGATGCAACTGGCTTCACATTGTATTCTCCCATCTCAACGCCGGAAAACAGGTAACTACCGGTAGGGCCTGTAATTGTTGTTCTTTTAGCGCCTGTATCGGAGGTCAGCACCACCTGCGCACCCGCAACAGCATTGCCGTTTTCATAAACAAGCCTGCCTGATATTACATAGCCCGGATCATCAACAGGTATTGCCGTAAAGCTCGCGGGAGAGGTGTTGGCATTAAAGACATTCACACTGGCTGTAGGTGCAGGTATTTCATATCCGTCACTGTATACCTTAAGGGAATATTCCCCGTTACTGATAAAATCAAAAACAAAGGTGCCGTCACTCCGGGTGGTTGTGCTCAGGTTAAGATATCCGGTTAATAAAA
The sequence above is a segment of the Desulfatiglans sp. genome. Coding sequences within it:
- a CDS encoding phospholipase; this translates as MAKHIRNIILLLLVFIIANGLYHSLKANPPGTNYESPEYSIAPDDIDFLCDLTYTGVDGKSVSEQEIFDRMFYLIDRAERYILIDMFLFNTYVGKAEKPYRNLADELTRRLIKSKQDRPGIMIDLITDPINSIYYGAESKELDSLKKAGVNVIQTNLRSLRDSNMIYSPLWRAFIQWFGNSYKGGLFPNPFSDTGKRVTLRSYLEMLNFKANHRKVFVADHKEDLRGIVTSANLHDGSSAYSNVAFEIAGPFAVEFYNAEKAVAQFSGGRLSPLDFYIPPEKKKEAGDHARVRLITEEKIEDALLDSIDQAGNGDMISIGVFYLSDREIIDSLINASERKAIIRIVLDPNKDAFGREKNGIPNRQTAGKLLAGSGKKIRIRWYDTRGEQYHSKFALFEYKGRASRVILGSANFTRRNLDNYNLEMNVSLTAPSNNRAVMEIKGYFERIWNGEGYTADYTKYEEDSFFKALFALLFETTGTSTF
- a CDS encoding lipase family protein translates to MREGLARIGKTRLHIPFELVYWADVLYDEPLDPSITDPSHALFNPEPYTEVKPGQVVRTVTFRKKIMRFIGSKLDKIFLKDDMTLKFEGLTNKFISKYFHDLEAYFGDSSNPVQEPHYSAKELIRKRLIDALTRYRKYEIMVIGHSMGSIITYDVLVHYPQIPEVHTLVTMGSPLGLPVIVSRIYLELKKFKPDIKKPPAPGKVSNKWYNISDEDDNVALDHSISNDYEKNEKGINVEDINVCNDYEFNGESNPHKVYGYLRTPEFAGIIDQFLTEEKRNLFYMGFKSIRDSLQRAADKIKKIFQEKNRGDQPPV